The proteins below come from a single Lineus longissimus chromosome 5, tnLinLong1.2, whole genome shotgun sequence genomic window:
- the LOC135487398 gene encoding uncharacterized protein LOC135487398 isoform X1 codes for MAKTYDTSYFPNKMDISIPTVVSELEEHDELQQRQHVSFLDASGPDSQHAGNEIYELIPLPVQAENAGYEHDTKYSPFSLHQNLPVSTESTLCSSKQNKPFTPVCLESARCSVESKVSHKDCTISPQTSYVRNTDFDQPSFIFTKVQGIIRLADMKRPLENINIFDDFLERDVQGKVMFRSRKTFWTVYSLINDVLRSLFSFAGIDSKDNLEIIRFLGGNPLISHFRGRKVPPSVTLDISISSRFRQWMNPLISHFRGRKVPPSVTLDIEDGMGNQEVVHLFQKQHSATSVIVIEGPRHRGGQSISSRFRLWMNPLISHFREIKILVPVDAKCGRDKRGGAFKETSESVAVTPVKTANCEQKEKNVLVVAEKVVSIETLALCAGSVLDEGRSREDMRTVEISTQNDQPFEFQIPFSAEDVGERRLVIWKKGAAPLGHDLKSLCHLGHKAPIEKDFLRDVLSIPDCIKPPLQIVQVYNAFVQRGYEAEWKRLASFKDCPEQNWYPAIPLAEQGFHFKPHSSVVCYFCKGELHTWERDWDPKQKHEPNCPLPNGRDCGNIPMKPSRDNGKYQPAVQAVYNELQIQELQDKNQVLLRNSKRSLESFKNPQLPEYQMEYLSINVNQGQGQQGHDAMEDEPQPSTSSQQQQEGAGGLRYFVHSYDEHGRPISTSQKMEFNSQEEKANTSMKRETDRLKTFDNVWKKGDVILPKELAKSGFYYAGTGDRARCAFCNGVLRNWAVGDRAPAEHRRHYPTCPFVLNLDVGNIPSSPDLSGLHTSTAATTNHTELNRPAARTPGQQSARSSVANVGATTTPSAVPGTILVPKHSNFRTVETRLLTYDNWPTSNVQRPKELAEAGFFYTGTSDNVRCFHCDGGLRNWLDSDLPWVEHAKWFPRCGYLQRVKGVEFVLEEMRKHNQQNFTTAVAENRGSTGLMTTPTPTPGVGIVERPSTSGVRRVEAREVRARYDTDRVKMVLDMGYKEAVVKYVILQRLRYTGDDFPNTQEMLESVLAEEPNLEEKGIAYYENILQTEFGRPMTIVYPQITQTPSQAPPMTQSTSAYLPIPGDEKTLVEENRQLKEQTMCKICMDNEVSMVFIPCGHLVACADCAPSLSQCPICRRAITGTIRTFLS; via the exons GCCCAGATAGTCAACATGCGGGCAACGAAATCTATGAACTGATACCACTTCCAGTTCAAGCAGAAAATGCAGGCTATGAGCATGACACAAAATATAGTCCTTTTTCTCTTCATCAAAATCTGCCAGTATCAACGGAGTCGACTCTCTGCtcctcaaaacaaaacaaaccctTCACCCCTGTTTGCCTTGAATCAGCGAGATGTTCAGTCGAGTCGAAGGTTTCTCATAAAGATTGTACGATTTCGCCACAGACTTCCTATGTACGCAATACCGACTTTGATCAGCCATCTTTTATCTTCACAAAGGTACAAGGAATTATCCGCTTGGCTGATATGAAGAGGCCTTTAGAAAATATAAACATATTTGATGACTTTCTAGAAAGAGATGTACAGGGCAAAGTCATGTTTAGATCAAGGAAGACTTTTTGGACTGTATACAGTTTGATCAACGATGTCCTCAGAAGTCTGTTCAGTTTTGCTGGAATTGACAGCAAAGATAACCTTGAAATAATCCGATTCCTCGGGGGGAATCCCTTGATAAGCCACTTCAGAGGAAGAAAGGTACCGCCATCGGTGACTCTTGATATAAGCATTTCATCAAGATTTCGACAGTGGATGAATCCCTTGATAAGCCACTTCAGAGGAAGAAAGGTACCGCCATCGGTGACTCTTGATATTGAAGATGGAATGGGCAATCAAGAAGTAGTTCATTTGTTCCAAAAACAGCACTCTGCCACTTCTGTCATTGTTATTGAGGGACCAAGACATCGAGGTGGACAAAGCATTTCATCAAGATTTCGACTGTGGATGAATCCCTTGATAAGCCACTTCAGAGAAATAAAGATACTGGTACCGGTAGATGCTAAATGTGGTAGGGACAAGCGAGGAGGAGCATTCAAAGAAACTAGTGAGTCTGTCGCAGTTACTCCAGTGAAGACAGCCAATTGTGAACAGAAAGAGAAAAATGTTTTGGTGGTAGCCGAGAAGGTAGTATCCATAGAAACGTTGGCCCTGTGTGCTGGTTCAGTCCTTGATGAGGGAAGGTCAAGAGAAGATATGAGAACAGTAGAGATTTCTACCCAGAATGACCAACCGTTCGAATTCCAAATTCCATTTTCTGCTGAAGATGTGGGAGAAAGGAGACTGGTAATTTGGAAGAAAGGAGCTGCACCTCTTGGGCATGATTTGAAATCGCTGTGTCATCTTGGACATAAAGCCCCAATTGAAAAGGATTTCCTACGAGATGTCCTGAGTATTCCTGATTGCATCAAGCCTCCACTGCAGATAGTACAAGTTTACAATGCCTTTGTACAGAGAGGATATGAAGCTGAATGGAAAAGACTTGCATCATTTAAGGACTGTCCTGAACAGAATTGGTATCCAGCCATACCATTGGCAGAGCAAGGATTTCACTTCAAGCCACACTCTTCTGTTGTATGTTATTTCTGCAAAGGCGAGTTGCACACCTGGGAAAGAGATTGGGATCCAAAGCAGAAGCATGAACCTAATTGTCCCTTACCAAATGGTAGGGATTGTGGTAATATTCCAATGAAACCATCAAGAGACAATGGAAAGTACCAGCCAGCTGTTCAGGCAGTCTACAACGAGCTACAGATTCAAGAACTGCAGGACAAAAACCAAGTTCTCCTGAGGAATTCAAAACGATCTTTGGAATCGTTCAAAAACCCACAGTTACCAGAGTATCAGATGGAATACTTGAGTATAAACGTAAACCAAGGTCAAGgacaacaaggacatgatgccATGGAGGATGAACCCCAACCATCAACTTCATCTCAACAGCAACAAGAAGGAGCTGGGGGACTGCGCTATTTCGTGCATTCCTATGATGAACATGGACGCCCAATCAGTACCTCTCAGAAAATGGAATTCAACAGTCAGGAGGAGAAGGCGAATACCTCCATGAAGAGGGAGACAGACCGGCTAAAAACATTTGACAATGTCTGGAAGAAAGGAGATGTCATCTTACCAAAAGAGTTGGCCAAGTCTGGGTTTTACTATGCTGGAACTGGAGATCGCGCTCGCTGCGCTTTTTGTAATGGCGTGTTACGCAATTGGGCGGTTGGAGACCGGGCACCAGCTGAGCATAGGCGTCACTACCCTACTTGTCCCTTTGTATTGAATCTGGATGTTGGAAACATACCTTCTTCCCCAGATCTGAGTGGTCTTCACACATCTACTGCCGCCACTACAAATCATACCGAGCTGAATAGACCAGCTGCACGCACCCCAGGACAACAATCGGCACGAagcagtgttgccaatgttggtGCTACAACTACCCCTTCGGCAGTTCCTGGGACGATTTTGGTACCAAAACACTCGAACTTCCGAACCGTAGAAACCCGTCTGCTGACATATGATAACTGGCCCACCTCGAACGTGCAAAGACCGAAGGAACTGGCCGAAGCTGGATTTTTCTATACAG GTACCAGTGATAATGTGAGATGCTTCCATTGTGATGGTGGTCTCCGTAACTGGCTAGACTCGGATCTGCCGTGGGTTGAGCATGCCAAGTGGTTTCCAAGATGCGGCTACTTGCAGAGAGTGAAGGGAGTCGAGTTTGTATTGGAAGAGATGCGCAAACATAACCAGCAGAACTTCACAACTGCTGTG GCCGAAAATCGTGGTTCAACAGGACTGATGACAACACCCACACCAACTCCGGGTGTAGGAATAGTGGAAAGGCCTTCTACAA GTGGAGTGCGAAGGGTTGAGGCTCGTGAAGTGAGAGCAAGGTATGACACGGACCGTGTGAAGATGGTCCTCGATATGGGATACAAGGAAGCTGTGGTGAAATATGTCATCTTGCAGCGCCTCAGATACACTG GTGATGACTTCCCCAACACTCAAGAGATGCTTGAATCTGTCCTTGCCGAGGAACCCAATCTAGAAGAGAAAGGAATTGCCTACTATGAAAACATTCTACAAACGGAGTTTG GAAGGCCGATGACCATTGTTTACCCACAAATCACACAAACGCCGTCCCAGGCACCACCTATGACCCAGTCGACGTCTGCTTATCTTCCGATTCCAG GTGATGAGAAGACTCTCGTTGAAGAAAACCGCCAGCTGAAGGAGCAGACGATGTGTAAAATCTGCATGGATAATGAAGTCAGCATGGTGTTCATCCCCTGCGGTCACCTGGTAGCCTGCGCAGACTGTGCACCGAGCCTCTCCCAGTGTCCGATATGCAGACGAGCAATTACTGGCACCATCAGGACCTTCCTGTCATAG
- the LOC135487398 gene encoding baculoviral IAP repeat-containing protein 3-like isoform X2, producing MNPLISHFRGRKVPPSVTLDIEDGMGNQEVVHLFQKQHSATSVIVIEGPRHRGGQSISSRFRLWMNPLISHFREIKILVPVDAKCGRDKRGGAFKETSESVAVTPVKTANCEQKEKNVLVVAEKVVSIETLALCAGSVLDEGRSREDMRTVEISTQNDQPFEFQIPFSAEDVGERRLVIWKKGAAPLGHDLKSLCHLGHKAPIEKDFLRDVLSIPDCIKPPLQIVQVYNAFVQRGYEAEWKRLASFKDCPEQNWYPAIPLAEQGFHFKPHSSVVCYFCKGELHTWERDWDPKQKHEPNCPLPNGRDCGNIPMKPSRDNGKYQPAVQAVYNELQIQELQDKNQVLLRNSKRSLESFKNPQLPEYQMEYLSINVNQGQGQQGHDAMEDEPQPSTSSQQQQEGAGGLRYFVHSYDEHGRPISTSQKMEFNSQEEKANTSMKRETDRLKTFDNVWKKGDVILPKELAKSGFYYAGTGDRARCAFCNGVLRNWAVGDRAPAEHRRHYPTCPFVLNLDVGNIPSSPDLSGLHTSTAATTNHTELNRPAARTPGQQSARSSVANVGATTTPSAVPGTILVPKHSNFRTVETRLLTYDNWPTSNVQRPKELAEAGFFYTGTSDNVRCFHCDGGLRNWLDSDLPWVEHAKWFPRCGYLQRVKGVEFVLEEMRKHNQQNFTTAVAENRGSTGLMTTPTPTPGVGIVERPSTSGVRRVEAREVRARYDTDRVKMVLDMGYKEAVVKYVILQRLRYTGDDFPNTQEMLESVLAEEPNLEEKGIAYYENILQTEFGRPMTIVYPQITQTPSQAPPMTQSTSAYLPIPGDEKTLVEENRQLKEQTMCKICMDNEVSMVFIPCGHLVACADCAPSLSQCPICRRAITGTIRTFLS from the exons ATGAATCCCTTGATAAGCCACTTCAGAGGAAGAAAGGTACCGCCATCGGTGACTCTTGATATTGAAGATGGAATGGGCAATCAAGAAGTAGTTCATTTGTTCCAAAAACAGCACTCTGCCACTTCTGTCATTGTTATTGAGGGACCAAGACATCGAGGTGGACAAAGCATTTCATCAAGATTTCGACTGTGGATGAATCCCTTGATAAGCCACTTCAGAGAAATAAAGATACTGGTACCGGTAGATGCTAAATGTGGTAGGGACAAGCGAGGAGGAGCATTCAAAGAAACTAGTGAGTCTGTCGCAGTTACTCCAGTGAAGACAGCCAATTGTGAACAGAAAGAGAAAAATGTTTTGGTGGTAGCCGAGAAGGTAGTATCCATAGAAACGTTGGCCCTGTGTGCTGGTTCAGTCCTTGATGAGGGAAGGTCAAGAGAAGATATGAGAACAGTAGAGATTTCTACCCAGAATGACCAACCGTTCGAATTCCAAATTCCATTTTCTGCTGAAGATGTGGGAGAAAGGAGACTGGTAATTTGGAAGAAAGGAGCTGCACCTCTTGGGCATGATTTGAAATCGCTGTGTCATCTTGGACATAAAGCCCCAATTGAAAAGGATTTCCTACGAGATGTCCTGAGTATTCCTGATTGCATCAAGCCTCCACTGCAGATAGTACAAGTTTACAATGCCTTTGTACAGAGAGGATATGAAGCTGAATGGAAAAGACTTGCATCATTTAAGGACTGTCCTGAACAGAATTGGTATCCAGCCATACCATTGGCAGAGCAAGGATTTCACTTCAAGCCACACTCTTCTGTTGTATGTTATTTCTGCAAAGGCGAGTTGCACACCTGGGAAAGAGATTGGGATCCAAAGCAGAAGCATGAACCTAATTGTCCCTTACCAAATGGTAGGGATTGTGGTAATATTCCAATGAAACCATCAAGAGACAATGGAAAGTACCAGCCAGCTGTTCAGGCAGTCTACAACGAGCTACAGATTCAAGAACTGCAGGACAAAAACCAAGTTCTCCTGAGGAATTCAAAACGATCTTTGGAATCGTTCAAAAACCCACAGTTACCAGAGTATCAGATGGAATACTTGAGTATAAACGTAAACCAAGGTCAAGgacaacaaggacatgatgccATGGAGGATGAACCCCAACCATCAACTTCATCTCAACAGCAACAAGAAGGAGCTGGGGGACTGCGCTATTTCGTGCATTCCTATGATGAACATGGACGCCCAATCAGTACCTCTCAGAAAATGGAATTCAACAGTCAGGAGGAGAAGGCGAATACCTCCATGAAGAGGGAGACAGACCGGCTAAAAACATTTGACAATGTCTGGAAGAAAGGAGATGTCATCTTACCAAAAGAGTTGGCCAAGTCTGGGTTTTACTATGCTGGAACTGGAGATCGCGCTCGCTGCGCTTTTTGTAATGGCGTGTTACGCAATTGGGCGGTTGGAGACCGGGCACCAGCTGAGCATAGGCGTCACTACCCTACTTGTCCCTTTGTATTGAATCTGGATGTTGGAAACATACCTTCTTCCCCAGATCTGAGTGGTCTTCACACATCTACTGCCGCCACTACAAATCATACCGAGCTGAATAGACCAGCTGCACGCACCCCAGGACAACAATCGGCACGAagcagtgttgccaatgttggtGCTACAACTACCCCTTCGGCAGTTCCTGGGACGATTTTGGTACCAAAACACTCGAACTTCCGAACCGTAGAAACCCGTCTGCTGACATATGATAACTGGCCCACCTCGAACGTGCAAAGACCGAAGGAACTGGCCGAAGCTGGATTTTTCTATACAG GTACCAGTGATAATGTGAGATGCTTCCATTGTGATGGTGGTCTCCGTAACTGGCTAGACTCGGATCTGCCGTGGGTTGAGCATGCCAAGTGGTTTCCAAGATGCGGCTACTTGCAGAGAGTGAAGGGAGTCGAGTTTGTATTGGAAGAGATGCGCAAACATAACCAGCAGAACTTCACAACTGCTGTG GCCGAAAATCGTGGTTCAACAGGACTGATGACAACACCCACACCAACTCCGGGTGTAGGAATAGTGGAAAGGCCTTCTACAA GTGGAGTGCGAAGGGTTGAGGCTCGTGAAGTGAGAGCAAGGTATGACACGGACCGTGTGAAGATGGTCCTCGATATGGGATACAAGGAAGCTGTGGTGAAATATGTCATCTTGCAGCGCCTCAGATACACTG GTGATGACTTCCCCAACACTCAAGAGATGCTTGAATCTGTCCTTGCCGAGGAACCCAATCTAGAAGAGAAAGGAATTGCCTACTATGAAAACATTCTACAAACGGAGTTTG GAAGGCCGATGACCATTGTTTACCCACAAATCACACAAACGCCGTCCCAGGCACCACCTATGACCCAGTCGACGTCTGCTTATCTTCCGATTCCAG GTGATGAGAAGACTCTCGTTGAAGAAAACCGCCAGCTGAAGGAGCAGACGATGTGTAAAATCTGCATGGATAATGAAGTCAGCATGGTGTTCATCCCCTGCGGTCACCTGGTAGCCTGCGCAGACTGTGCACCGAGCCTCTCCCAGTGTCCGATATGCAGACGAGCAATTACTGGCACCATCAGGACCTTCCTGTCATAG